In the genome of Vibrio ziniensis, the window CGTAGTTTCAGCAGACCTTGTTGCTCAAGTAATAGCAGAGAACGACCTAGGTTTGTTGGATCGTTTGGTACTGCAATACGGTCACCGTCTTGGATCTCATCAACAGATTTTACTTGTTTTGAGTAACCAGCAATTGGGTAAACAAATGTGTTACCAACGATTGCTAGTTTGTAACCACGGTCAGCAATTTGTTGATCTAAGTATGGTTTGTGTTGGAATGCGTTTGCGTCGATTGAACCGTCATCAAGTGCAGCGTTTGGTGTTACGTAGTCAGTGAAAGTGACTAGTTCAACATCTAGGTTGTATTTCTCTTTAGCAATTTTCGCTGCGATTTCTGCTACTTGAGCTTCAGCGCCAGCAATAACGCCGATTTTTACTTTGTTGTTATCGACTTCTTTCTCACCACAGCCAGCTAGCACAAGCGCAGATGCAGCAGCAGCGATGGTCAGTAAACTTTTAAGATTGAATTTCATGGTAATCTCCTTGTTAGAAATTCTTATATCGTTTTTATCTGTGATCAACGCGGCGTACGAATGCATCGCCGATTGATTGAATTATTTGTACTAGAACAATAAGCATGACAACGGTTACAGCCATTATCACCAC includes:
- a CDS encoding MetQ/NlpA family lipoprotein, which translates into the protein MKFNLKSLLTIAAAASALVLAGCGEKEVDNNKVKIGVIAGAEAQVAEIAAKIAKEKYNLDVELVTFTDYVTPNAALDDGSIDANAFQHKPYLDQQIADRGYKLAIVGNTFVYPIAGYSKQVKSVDEIQDGDRIAVPNDPTNLGRSLLLLEQQGLLKLREDVGLLATVRDIVENPKNIKIVELDAAQLPRSLDDVTLSIINTTYASSINLTPEKDGIFVENKESPYVNLLVARQDNVNAENVQNFLKAYQTDEVANGASEIFHGGSVKGW